In Amycolatopsis endophytica, the following are encoded in one genomic region:
- a CDS encoding VOC family protein, protein MASVKQVQITFDCADPERVARFWCEVLGYVVPPPPDGFDSWDAYDRSLPPGLQGAGFVCADPAGAGPRLYFQRVPEGKVVKNRLHLDVRVGTGLVGEERLAALESECARLERLGAKRLYLQRADEYNESCLTMQDIEGNEFCLD, encoded by the coding sequence ATGGCCTCGGTCAAACAGGTGCAGATCACCTTCGACTGCGCGGACCCCGAGCGCGTCGCCCGGTTCTGGTGCGAGGTGCTCGGCTATGTCGTACCGCCGCCGCCGGACGGGTTCGACAGCTGGGACGCCTACGACCGGTCGCTGCCACCCGGGCTCCAGGGCGCGGGGTTCGTCTGCGCCGACCCTGCCGGTGCGGGCCCGCGCCTGTATTTCCAGCGCGTTCCCGAAGGCAAGGTCGTGAAGAACCGGCTGCACCTCGACGTGCGCGTCGGAACCGGCCTCGTGGGCGAGGAACGTCTCGCCGCCCTCGAATCCGAATGCGCCCGTCTGGAACGGCTCGGTGCGAAACGCCTGTATCTCCAGCGGGCCGACGAGTACAACGAGTCGTGCCTGACGATGCAGGACATCGAGGGCAACGAGTTCTGCCTCGACTGA